The nucleotide sequence NNNNNNNNNNNNNNNNNNNNNNNNNNNNNNNNNNNNNNNNNNNNNNNNNNNNNNNNNNNNNNNNNNNNNNNNNNNNNNNNNNNNNNNNNNNNNNNNNNNNNNNNNNNNNNNNNNNNNNNNNNNNNNNNNNNNNNNNNNNNNNNNNNNNNNNNNNNNNNNNNNNNNNNNNNNNNNNNNNNNNNNNNNNNNNNNNNNNNNNNNNNNNNNNNNNNNNNNNNNNNNNNNNNNNNNNNNNNNNNNNNNNNNNNNNNNNNNNNNNNNNNNNNNNNNNNNNNNNNNNNNNNNNNNNNNNNNNNNNNNNNNNNNNNNNNNNNNNNNNNNNNNNNNNNNNNNNNNNNNNNNNNNNNNNNNNNNNNNNNNNNNNNNNNNNNNNNNNNNNNNNNNNNNNNNNNNNNNNNNNNNNNNNNNNNNNNNNNNNNNNNNNNNNNNNNNNNNNNNNNNNNNNNNNNNNNNNNNNNNNNNNNNNNNNNNNNNNNNNNNNNNNNNNNNNNNNNNNNNNNNNNNNNNNNNNNNNNNNNNNNNNNNNNNNNNNNNNNNNNNNNNNNNNNNNNNNNNNNNNNNNNNNNNNNNNNNNNNNNNNNNNNNNNNNNNNNNNNNNNNNNNNNNNNNNNNNNNNNNNNNNNNNNNNNNNNNNNNNNNNNNNNNNNNNNNNNNNNNNNNNNNNNNNNNNNNNNNNNNNNNNNNNNNNNNNNNNNNNNNNNNNNNNNNNNNNNNNNNNNNNNNNNNNNNNNNNNNNNNNNNNNNNNNNNNNNNNNNNNNNNNNNNNNNNNNNNNNNNNNNNNNNNNNNNNNNNNNNNNNNNNNNNNNNNNNNNNNNNNNNNNNNNNNNNNNNNNNNNNNNNNNNNNNNNNNNNNNNNNNNNNNNNNNNNNNNNNNNNNNNNNNNNNNNNNNNNNNNNNNNNNNNNNNNNNNNNNNNNNNNNNNNNNNNNNNNNNNNNNNNNNNNNNNNNNTAATATAcaatatactaaaactgggttttcccccaactaataaaagtgaggtgtcaatttctcatgaatatattttcctccaaaataaatgcactattttctcttctaagtttattttaaaaaaatatctttattatctatactaaaataataataataataataatctacttaatatactaaaactgggttttcccccaactaataaaagtgaggtgtcaatttctcatgaatatattttcctccaaaataaatgcactattttctcttctaagtttattttaaaaaaatatctttattatctacttaatatactaaaactgggttTTTTCCCAACTAATGAGAATGATGTGTCACTTTCTCGTGAActcattttccctccaaaataaATGCATTTAataaataatgcataattatattaatttaggaaatatttaatgtattattaaactaattatcaatcaaaaatatttttaaacattttaattatattcattttaattatattgatatcCTTCTAATTCTTATTCATTATCCAATGATTTTATTAGTAGCAAGTTGTTAATCCATTCATattgataataataattttattaggataaatatcaaattctattcctaatataaaaatataaaatttaattcctttcatttttattttaccactataaaagaccatGTATGCTAGGAGAAAATATCATTCGTTTACCAGTTACTCTTTCATTTGATAGCTTTTataacaattctttttctttctatgagGCGTCGTTGCAAGAAGGCAACTATCGTGGACACAAACTACCACACTCTTCAACTTTCGTGCTCATCATTCGGAGCTATATAAGATATGTCTATGAAGTATTTATAGACCATGGTGTTATTATGtatgtataaataaaaaatatttcgtaTTTAAATTTAAGTTATTTACCTGTTTGTGGTATATTGTAGTGTGAAATTATTTTCTAATATGTTTTGTGTAATGAGATTATGTTCTAATTTAAACTTTTTACTTTAGAACTGtattatgattttatctcattattttttcttagatatcaagttgacgtatttttatttattattattattgaaacggatgtgatatgaaatgtacaaaaaaaaaactcctacattcaatttattttattgtagtcttctatctattctatttatttttattttcttcttattcattttattttctttttaaatgttatataatttattataatttataccaatctatctacttaatatactaaaactgaatTTTTTTCCCAACTTATGATGGTGAGGTGTCATTTTCTCGTGAAtctattttccctccaaaatgattGCACTATTTctctcttttaaatttatttttaaaaattatctttaattGATNNNNNNNNNNNNNNNNNNNNNNNNNNNNNNNNNNNNNNNNNNNNNNNNNNNNNNNNNNNNNNNNNNNNNNNNNNNNNNNNNNNNNNNNNNNNNNNNNNNNNNNNNNNNNNNNNNNNNNNNNNNNNNNNNNNNNNNNNNNNNNNNNNNNNNNNNNNNNNNNNNNNNNNNNNNNNNNNNNNNNNNNNNNNNNNNNNNNNNNNNNNNNNNNNNNNNNNNNNNNNNNNNNNNNNNNNNNNNNNNNNNNNNNNNNNNNNNNNNNNNNNNNNNNNNNNNNNNNNNNNNNNNNNNNNNNNNNNNNNNNNNNNNNNNNNNNNNNNNNNNNNNNNNNNNNNNNNTTATAATTAAATTACaatattacaattagcatttaatgaataatgcataatgataataatttagaaaaataaaataaagtccagtAATTTATCTTTCGACTGCACACGtgtgtagaataacttttaagaaggagtcatgtatagtaaatacggtcgatgattgtaaaattgtatactaacattgatataatattatttcaggtatatgttttgcaggcatcaaagaaaagtgttgagttattttttagtagatttaaattatttattgtttattagcgaattttgtgcattagaattctctaataatttattatttattttgagctaattttgatatgttcttacttgacagtaaaacatataaaaatttattgGTGGGTCTAAGTATTATTAAGTTGTTTATGGTCACAttgagtatatatgtttgatttattgaagaaagtagattactaaaaccaattaataactattttagagttaatatatttaacactagattaagaaaaaaataaataatacataacatgttatatttttattaatcaaattattataatttaatttaatcttaacaaaataatttaaaattataatttcaatcttatcacatGCATGGCACGGGTTAATACActtgtaattatattataattagcatttaagtaataatgcataattatactaatttagaaaaatatctttatttgtAGAAAGCACTATTCTCATGTAATGAAAGcattattctctcttctaaatttaactttaaaaatatctttattatcatgtaatgaaagcactattctctcttctaaaattatttttagaaacatatatttattataattatattaccattagcatttaatgaataatgcatgattatattaatttaaaaaaatatcttattataattatataaagtaatctacttaatatactaaaattaaatttttccTCAACTAATGAAAATACGGTGTCAATTCCtcatgaatttatttttttaaaataaaagcactattctctcttctaaatttattttaaaaaaatatctttgttagaattatattacaattagcatttaatgaataatgcataattatactaatttagaaaaatatcttaattataattatataaaaaattaaacataaatttaaaattctaattgcCATAAATATGATATTAACATTGATAGTGGTAAATTGATATtgcaataattaatttctataattatttttataccactaaaggctatatatagtatttttttgTGGTTCGTGAGTCTAAATCTAAGAATCAACAGCATTCTTTTTTCTAGTTTATTATTCTTCTTTGATTGGGCAATTGTTTTCAAGGAGTTTTGTATGTCAAAGTTCAAGTCTCATCCCCTCTACACTTTCAACGTTTATTCGAAAATATTCGAAGTAGAGCATATAATGAGATTGGATCTCCTCAATTTAGGTTCAGTTTTGGAAAATTGTGTCAACCTTGAAAATGTAATTCAAAGATTATTGgtactatatttaaattttattctctttaagctttttgtattaaaaataactttataatatattgtgattttttttcaGAAACTACCGGCCTTCTGGTGCATTAATGAAAGCCATTGAGGAGAATAAAAGTCAATTTAGTTTGACAATTTAAACAAGAAGATTGTTTGAATTTGTACGGATCTAAATGTTCGATCTTATGATGTTATTTCGGTTGGttgttacgagaatgactctaatctatatgTATCTAAGgattaaaatatattatatattatttaaataatttagttctaatattggtatttgattaaattagttttagagaaatttaaattgttgtctcaatttatatattatgactattctttttggatatgttatttttaaactttttaatatgaaatttttttctttttttatttttaaatttgttttctcttttggatatatgtatcacctttttttttGTAATTCAGATTAGTAATGTAATTATTAAGAGAAATGTAATTCATTAATAGATTAGAATGatcaaaatttaattatattgtgttgttttctttcttggatatatgtatcaccttttttttcttttattgtatttcagattagtaatgcaattattaaaaaaaaatataattcatcaatagattaaaatgattaaaagtttaattatattgtatggatccaaattaattaattaagattaaggcgtgaaaaagaaaaaaaaaagttaatatatGTGACttaaatgtgtatatatatatataaagaaatatttagaattatttaacaaaattaatatatacgtatacataaataaagaaattattataatttataaaaattagacaTACGATGACAttaataataaagaataaaaaaattattttcttctcatgtttatcatttaaaaaatttataattttgacATAGTTTTTattcgattttttttttcatacctAATGGCTACTGACTACGATCCTATCAATATCACCTATAGTAGATTATACGAAGAGAAAGtatggaaaataaagacaaaaattataaagttataaaaagtcccaaccaagtttgacaagagtaagacgacttacatagaaatagttctaatagatgataagattagttgattcatttactaaattttttcaaGTAATGCTAAGTTCAATTTATATATATAGAGTTTAATTTCGATGCACTAACAATGTAAAGCATTTTACACAGTCGTGCAATCACATCCgttcttttggatgaccattcacgcggtcaatgtgaaaggtatttatttttattgatgtgtcaTTACATAATTGGATGCACGTGTAAAATTTTACActatcagtgcatcaaaattaaattcttataaatatttgtagtttatattttaagttaattttataagtacacCATTTCACAAGTCAAAGATAATtctttttaggtttaattactctactggtccctatagtttcgcaaaatttttaattaggtccctatacttttttttcttttaattgagtccttgcaccaattttttttaattgggtctttacacttttttttctttttattttggttcctgtaccaattctttttttttagttgggtacCTATAAAATTacgccaattactactaagaaggacttaattgaaaaaaaatatttggtgcagggacccaattaaaaagaaaaaaaatatagggacctaattgaaaattttacgaaactatagaAACCAACACAGTAATTAAATCTTCTTTTTAATAGCTTTGTAAATGttaatagcttttatatttaatttattttgcaatATTTGAGAATGAATTGGTAGAAAGGAAGGTCTATATCTTCTCAAATTTTGAGATTGAGAAATCAATCGGAATATATCTTCTGAGTGTACACACGTACAAAATATCTTTTAAGAAGGAGTCACGTATAGTACATACGGTCGATGATCGTAAAATTCCggataatcattttaatttgctTGCCCATGCTGATATATTTAAACAAACAAATGAATGATTCTACTTATTTGGTACGTAGTTAATTTATATTAACCcacataaaattattttctttttaattttaagttttgccaaaaaattgtataatagcatcattttatcgataacaaaaattttaacagtttatttatgaaaatatttgaaattgtattgtgactttttttaaagatatatccttttattaatatactattgttagttttatcatttaacataaaataaatcagTAAATTCTCTTTATTTATACACGTATAAAgttataatttcttatattattcaCTCATTTGACTGGAAAAGAAAAACTTATATCATGGTCAAAAATAGAGAGAAGTGACCCGTACATTGTGATTGATCTTCATGATTTGcagtatgtaaaattttaatattttaatatgaatatttcttttggtaataattatgtgttgtggtgcaattttttttctttatgtattacTACTTACTTCTCTTAATTCTCGCTTCTAttcagaaatgaaaaaaaaaatgcacaCTGTGAGATCAATTTACAATCCAATTACTTGATCATCTATGTGATCAACATTGGTAAACATATTGGTttcgcatttatttatatattttatttatttatgttatatttgtaattatattatatcCTTTCTTTttatatcaaaaaattaaaaaaaaaaatagtgattctatttttattcaattttaatttatatttttgtcttttattttcaatttcaatttcaattcaattcatcttttttcTATGGCAATCCTTAActtcttgttaatctttctatCCTAATCATAGTGTAAGAGATCCATGGAAACATCAAAGTGAGGTTTTCACAGCTAAGTGGAACCTCTCCTTTGCAGATAAGGGGTGAGTAATTGGAGATAGAAAGCATTTGGTCCTCATCAACTTTTGGCCTTGATGAATGGAATAGGAAACTCGTTGAACTTGGTGTTGGCTTGACTTCAAGGCCACCTGTGTTATCTTTCATTGGTTATATGCATCCTATTCCCTTTGGTATTAGATTCCTCTCCTCTATCATGCACTATTCACGAGTCTCTTTCTGCTAAAGCTATGAATTTGAATTTCCACCAGTCATGATCACCACTTCTGTTCATAAATATCCTTGGTCTTCAAATTCCATTTCTATTTCGTTTTAGGTGCTAAACGATGAGTGCATATTGATGCTAAAAGTCCAAACATGTGACACGACTCACAAGATAAGATACAACTGTGCAGCCATCCATTTAATATGGTGAAAACCCATACAGTATCTTATATCTTTTACAAGTTACAAGGGACATGAGAGAGGTACTATATAGAAAAACCTCACACGATAAtaagcatgcatgcatgcatgtacATGTACATAATTTGCTAAGCAATTGGTTATTCCTTTCACCCTGTCATTAAAAGCCTAACTAGCTAGGTTCTTCCCAACCCCAACCCCAAACAGAAGCAATAAAAAGGAAAGGCTTAACCCTTTGTTGTTTGTGCCTATCTATTAGAATACTGGACAACCGTCAACTACAATTCCTGGTGCAGTTGGGCAAGTAGCCAATGGACAATGGTCAAGCTCAGATCCCCACCATTTCAGGTTATGGCCTGCATTCTGCAGAGCAAAGAAGATAAGAACGCCCATGAAAGCAGTGCCTGCATCCAGTGCTGCAGATAGAACATAGTTGTACTTCTGCCACCATCGTTTGTGGTAGCGGAACACGAAGAAATTGAAGATCATTCCTGTGATTAGCCAGCTTGAAATGTTGGTGGGAGTTGCAGGTGGCATCCCGGCAAAGCCATAAGATATAACAGGGATGTTTATCAGGGGAATCCACTTCTTGTCAGGGAAGATTTTGCTCAACACCCAAACAGGAACCGGCAACACGGCTCCAATCAGGAATAGCCACACCAGGTTTCGGTACAGCCCGCCGGGACCGAACAGGCGCCTTGGTCCGATCAGACCCCATATAACCGACGCATCAAAGGTTACTCTGTATTTGGGGCAAGTCCAAGGACTGTCATGGTGGGCCTTGTCATCCATGCATAGTTCCTTGATGTTATCCAACATCCACCAAGCCACTCCAAGGTTTACTATAGCAGAAATTATAGTTCCCACCAGCTATTTTGGAAGGGCAAAAGAAAAAAGTGAGTAATAAGAGTAAAGAAAATttatagaaaagaaaaaggacGCAAAGTAGGAGACTCGTACCTGAGCAGTATACATGCATCTTGGAGGAATTTTCATGTACTGTCCGAGTTTGAGATCTGACAAGAAAGACAGAGCATGGACAGTGCTGATTCTTCCATAAATTTTGAAGAGCAAGTTTGCAATTGGTTTTCCGGGAAGGACATAACCAATCATGAATTGTGCTATAATGTCATATCCAGGTTGCTGTTAAGTAACAAGGGAAAAATTCATGTTAAAGCTTGAATGCTCATGGATTCCCACTTTACATTAATGGAGGGACATTGAGATGATAGAGATGGTAGAAATACCTGGTTGGTTGTTGCCTGGATGACACCAATGGGGAGGGTCACAATAATAGCTAGAGCAAAAGCAAAGATCATTCCCCACCATGGAAGTTGCACATCCGTTTTCCACACAAAAGACATCAGCAGGGATAGTGCTATGCTCCCAAATAACAAAATCAGGAACCACCATTCGGGTACTTGCTTATAAGCTTTCATGAGTCTACCATGGACATCCAATTTCACATTATTCATTGCTGATTTGCTCTGCCTCAAAATGTCACTGGGAAAAGGAAATTTATGGAAGATCAATCCAACCATCTATCGAAGTGAttcattaatataaatataagagAGAACAATTTGTGAAAGGCTATGATAGCAGCCTACCTGCCATAAAACAGCGCAACATGAGTGAGGGTTGCTGTAAATCTTGCAAAACCTGATCCAATTGATAGTGCAAACAGAGGGCTAAGGTATAACTTCCCATATTTGTTGTATGCATTTATGTCAAGATCATAGTTTTTGGTTAAGATCTTGGTGGTGTCATACTTCTGTCCGGTGGCCGTGAACAACTGATTAGAAAATATAGGGAACTTCTGCGCATCAAAAGTATTAAACTTCCAGTAACATATGGGCACGATTATGTAGATGAACATGATGAATCCAATTCCAACATTAACAATGGAAGACCATGGAGTAACAAGAGGGCTGCCATGGTAAGCTGAAATGCCAGCCCAATCAAAACTGAAGGCACCAATGCCGAGTCCATGATAGGCCGATCCAACTTGCTGCGCTGTGATGCTATGTGGCCATGCCCAGCACACCCATGAGAAGAATGTCAATACCATAAGCAGATATCCAGGGAGAATATAATACAAGAAGCTCACTCCCATGGCAATGAGGAAAAACTGCATCCTTGAGAGTCCTTTTGTTTTGTGGTCCTTTTCATGGAGTGCCCTGTAGCACAAAGGTACTGATGCAATCAGAATAACATTACAAAGGGAATAATGCACAAGCAAATATGACTACTAATTATTGGACTTTTCTGTTGCATAGATTCATTTTGACAAGATTCTAAATCATTGCCTACATGCAAAATCTAGAGAAGTCAATTTTAAACATTGAGAGTAAAATATTAACAAATCTTCCACTTGAACTTTTTAACCTTTTCAATGTTATGTCTCTCCTCAAGAAAATATTGCACCaatgtaacaaaataaaacagaacTAATAGCATAAGCCTTTCAGCATCAGCAGTGAAGATGCCTTACTCCACAGGCGTAAGGCATCTAAAAGAGCCCAATTGTGACGCTTGTTACTTACAACTGCCCGGTTGAGTCCACTAAGGCTAAAGAATATGTTTGCGTTTCCCATCATATGCTAGTGATAAGAATTCCAAGTCAATGACAAAATTGATTCGTGTTATCATTTGATTATTTCCTTATTCAGTTAGAACTTGGAAGAAATGTCACGGCTCCAATTGGGTTGATATCAAACGAAACAAATATTTCCTTAATTGTTTCAAGTCATTCTAAAGTTAATTTGTGATGTCCCAAATTCTAAAAATGCAAGAAATGCAAACTTCTGTGGAGTTCTTCCTCAACCAAAGGGTGGTCCATGGTTTTGTAAATTGGTGAATTCGTAATGAATATTGAATAGGGAATATTAGCACACTACCAAGGTCCTTATGAAACCGTAACATGGAAGgatggaagaaagaaagagagcagGAAATGAACCTAAAGAGAGAGACTTGAGCAAGGTTTGCTGGCCACCACATATCAACAGGATCAACCAGATACCTCCTCAAAATCCCAGCCCATCCATACCCCAATACCTGCAACGCAATTCAGAACATTTCACTTTTTAAAAAGGAAAACTTTCCACAGCAGATTGAGACCAATAAGACCAGAATATTAACTTCaaagatataataataataataataaacaaatcCAAAAGAGAAGGACTTTTACTATTGAAAATTCGACTAATCTGTCACACTTTTTGCATCTATTAAAAAAAACCAGCAATTCGAAGATAGGATTGTGtatataaataaacaaatacaGGAGAACATATTTTATTGTCGACGATTAAAAAAGGACAGATTTTGAAGACAGATTTCATTTATATAAGgggaaaaaacaaaacaaaacaaaacaaaacaaagaaaaagaagaaaaacaattaGGATTACATCCTGGCATCTCCATCCAAACAAAAATGAGCAAGCAAGAGCTCCAGTGATTGAAAATGAGGGC is from Arachis ipaensis cultivar K30076 chromosome B01, Araip1.1, whole genome shotgun sequence and encodes:
- the LOC107636833 gene encoding oligopeptide transporter 3 (The sequence of the model RefSeq protein was modified relative to this genomic sequence to represent the inferred CDS: added 12 bases not found in genome assembly); the protein is MATKNHADDPTDTEKAANGGDPPYERCPIEEVALVVPETDDPSLPVMTFRAWFLGITSCVLLIFLNTFFTFRTQPLTISAILMQILVLPIGRFMAATLPTDQYNFLGWRFSLNPGPFNMKEHVIITIFANCGVSTGGGDAYSIGAITVMKAYYKQSLTFLCALLIVLTTQVLGYGWAGILRRYLVDPVDMWWPANLAQVSLFRALHEKDHKTKGLSRMQFFLIAMGVSFLYYILPGYLLMVLTFFSWVCWAWPHSITAQQVGSAYHGLGIGAFSFDWAGISAYHGSPLVTPWSSIVNVGIGFIMFIYIIVPICYWKFNTFDAQKFPIFSNQLFTATGQKYDTTKILTKNYDLDINAYNKYGKLYLSPLFALSIGSGFARFTATLTHVALFYGSDILRQSKSAMNNVKLDVHGRLMKAYKQVPEWWFLILLFGSIALSLLMSFVWKTDVQLPWWGMIFAFALAIIVTLPIGVIQATTNQQPGYDIIAQFMIGYVLPGKPIANLLFKIYGRISTVHALSFLSDLKLGQYMKIPPRCMYTAQLVGTIISAIVNLGVAWWMLDNIKELCMDDKAHHDSPWTCPKYRVTFDASVIWGLIGPRRLFGPGGLYRNLVWLFLIGAVLPVPVWVLSKIFPDKKWIPLINIPVISYGFAGMPPATPTNISSWLITGMIFNFFVFRYHKRWWQKYNYVLSAALDAGTAFMGVLIFFALQNAGHNLKWWGSELDHCPLATCPTAPGIVVDGCPVF